One genomic segment of Psychrobacter sp. P11F6 includes these proteins:
- a CDS encoding type II toxin-antitoxin system RelB/DinJ family antitoxin, producing MTTTNYNIRLDQELKENAFSVFESYGLTPSQAIKLFLTQVAQTNKVPLSFEYQKVAAVSQDELPIYKEHTD from the coding sequence ATGACGACAACTAATTATAATATTAGGCTCGATCAAGAGCTAAAAGAAAATGCTTTTTCGGTATTTGAAAGCTATGGATTAACACCGTCTCAAGCGATCAAATTATTTTTGACCCAAGTGGCGCAAACCAATAAAGTGCCACTATCTTTTGAGTATCAGAAAGTAGCAGCTGTCAGTCAAGATGAATTGCCAATCTATAAAGAGCATACTGATTGA